One genomic window of Clostridioides sp. ES-S-0054-01 includes the following:
- a CDS encoding ChbG/HpnK family deacetylase, with product MKKLVVRADDIGYSEGVTLGIISSYKNGIVTSAGIMVNMPFSRQAIEMVKNDDICFGLHVNLVIGEPCCKEHIKIKNLLDEGGKFVSSKIRRTQLLTGKEVFNYEEVYEEVCAQIETYKWYMNKLPEYIDIHGIEEDVSISAMCDAAKKYGIPSCPYYLDSCISMPSKYPQNDFYKLNKSFVKLFEEKYINLDKDITLMVTHPGFIDYSLIKSSSLVQERVYEHAMLCDKEVKMWLRRNKIELVDFKDILKANNYI from the coding sequence ATGAAAAAATTAGTAGTTAGGGCAGATGATATAGGATATTCAGAAGGTGTTACACTAGGAATAATATCTTCTTATAAGAATGGTATTGTTACAAGTGCTGGAATCATGGTGAATATGCCTTTTTCAAGACAAGCTATAGAAATGGTAAAAAATGATGATATATGTTTTGGTTTACATGTTAACTTAGTAATAGGAGAACCTTGTTGCAAAGAACATATTAAGATAAAGAATTTGTTAGATGAAGGTGGAAAATTTGTTTCTAGCAAAATAAGAAGAACGCAACTATTGACAGGTAAAGAGGTTTTTAATTATGAAGAAGTATATGAAGAAGTTTGTGCTCAAATTGAAACTTACAAGTGGTATATGAATAAGTTGCCTGAATATATTGATATACATGGTATAGAAGAAGATGTATCAATATCGGCAATGTGTGATGCTGCAAAAAAATACGGTATACCAAGTTGTCCCTATTATTTAGATTCATGTATTAGTATGCCAAGTAAATATCCTCAGAATGATTTTTACAAGTTAAACAAATCTTTTGTTAAATTATTTGAAGAAAAATATATAAATTTAGATAAAGATATAACATTGATGGTTACTCATCCAGGATTTATAGATTATAGTCTTATAAAATCATCCTCTCTTGTTCAAGAGAGAGTATATGAACATGCAATGTTATGTGATAAGGAAGTTAAAATGTGGTTAAGAAGAAATAAGATTGAGTTGGTTGATTTTAAAGACATTTTAAAGGCTAATAATTATATATAA
- a CDS encoding MurR/RpiR family transcriptional regulator, translating into MEFYERAKKYEYKFTDTEDMIIEYMRKNKEEVIKLSIQSLADKFFTVPNTIVRLCKKMEYDGFSQLKNNLKEELKDENKEVKDGFESDIKKTLELIDYEKINKVADMIQKSRSIIVYGIGQNIPLCEILVKEIRGGHNNITYYSQRHEVLHDIGKLGEQDMFFALSLSGETKEVIEAAKIAVDKGCKVVALTHICENKLQQIADISLYCYSTIRQVNGYNISDKVPIMMIMRAIIEQYWLR; encoded by the coding sequence ATGGAATTTTATGAAAGAGCAAAAAAATATGAGTATAAATTTACAGATACAGAGGACATGATAATTGAATATATGAGAAAAAACAAAGAAGAAGTAATAAAATTATCAATACAATCTTTAGCAGATAAATTTTTTACTGTGCCAAATACCATAGTTAGGTTATGTAAAAAGATGGAGTATGATGGTTTTTCTCAACTAAAAAATAATTTAAAAGAGGAGTTAAAAGATGAGAATAAGGAGGTTAAAGATGGCTTTGAATCAGACATAAAAAAGACATTAGAGCTAATAGATTATGAAAAAATAAATAAAGTAGCAGATATGATTCAAAAATCTAGGAGTATTATAGTTTATGGAATAGGTCAAAACATTCCTTTGTGTGAGATATTAGTAAAAGAAATTAGAGGTGGTCATAATAATATAACCTACTATAGCCAAAGACATGAAGTACTTCATGATATAGGAAAATTAGGTGAACAAGATATGTTTTTTGCCCTTAGCTTAAGTGGAGAAACGAAAGAAGTGATAGAAGCAGCAAAGATAGCAGTTGATAAGGGATGTAAGGTAGTAGCTCTAACACATATATGTGAAAATAAATTACAACAAATTGCGGATATAAGTTTATATTGCTATTCAACAATTAGACAAGTAAATGGATATAATATATCAGATAAGGTTCCAATCATGATGATTATGAGAGCGATAATAGAGCAGTACTGGTTAAGATAG